In Halobaculum sp. XH14, a single genomic region encodes these proteins:
- a CDS encoding DHH family phosphoesterase encodes MMCRLVLGCGAVGRDIVASLADRPGKLHVVTDDSGRATALREENVDALEADPTDPSTYPDRAEMIVVAGDVATRNLTVADRARSAFPDAFILSYAGDDADEADLQALAELSDHVIDPIQVATDRVLAAARDEPAERMWNLLRALRGVEGTLAVVAHDNPDPDAIASAIALVRIAEFAGIEAEACYYGEISHQENRALVNLLELDMRKLDPEDDPRETYDAFALVDHSRPGINDGLPGDVRPTIVVDHHPPRVPVEAEFIDVRSDVGATSTLLAEYLDRFGLEPDEQVATALLYGIRVDTKDFTRETARADFDAAEFLLPYTDQDVLSRVEEPSVSSEVLDVIARAIRNRETRGETVASCVGELSDRDALAQAAEQLLDMEGVTTTLVYGFSEGTVYVSGRTRGADLDLGETLRDALGQIGSAGGHADMAGAQVPLGILAEVEKDEAESVAEIVRDVIAGRFFETLADAPSAPTHDTERSVSFPEEDD; translated from the coding sequence GTGATGTGTCGGCTGGTCCTCGGCTGTGGCGCGGTCGGCCGCGACATCGTCGCGTCGCTCGCCGACCGGCCCGGCAAACTCCACGTCGTCACCGACGACAGCGGCCGAGCGACGGCGCTCCGCGAGGAGAACGTCGACGCCCTGGAGGCGGACCCGACCGACCCCTCGACGTACCCGGACCGGGCCGAGATGATCGTCGTCGCCGGCGACGTGGCGACCAGGAACCTCACCGTCGCCGACCGGGCCCGCTCGGCGTTCCCGGACGCGTTCATCCTCTCGTACGCCGGCGACGACGCCGACGAGGCCGACCTGCAGGCGCTCGCGGAGCTCTCGGATCACGTCATCGACCCGATCCAAGTCGCCACGGATCGGGTGCTGGCGGCGGCCCGCGACGAGCCGGCAGAACGGATGTGGAACCTGTTGCGAGCGCTCCGGGGCGTCGAGGGCACGCTCGCGGTGGTGGCACACGACAACCCCGACCCGGACGCCATCGCCTCCGCGATCGCGCTCGTCCGCATCGCGGAGTTCGCCGGGATCGAAGCCGAGGCGTGCTACTACGGCGAGATCTCCCACCAGGAGAACCGGGCGCTCGTGAACCTGCTCGAACTCGACATGCGGAAGCTGGACCCCGAGGACGACCCGCGCGAGACGTACGACGCGTTCGCGCTCGTCGACCACTCGCGGCCCGGGATCAACGACGGCCTGCCCGGGGACGTCCGGCCGACGATCGTCGTCGACCACCACCCCCCGCGCGTGCCCGTCGAGGCGGAGTTCATCGACGTCCGGTCGGACGTGGGCGCGACGTCGACGCTGCTCGCCGAGTATCTGGACCGGTTCGGGCTGGAGCCCGACGAGCAGGTGGCGACGGCGCTCCTGTACGGCATCCGCGTCGACACGAAGGACTTCACCCGCGAGACCGCCAGGGCGGACTTCGACGCCGCCGAGTTCCTCCTGCCGTACACCGACCAGGACGTGCTCTCCCGCGTCGAGGAGCCCAGCGTCAGCTCGGAGGTGCTCGACGTCATCGCGCGGGCCATCAGGAACCGCGAGACGCGGGGCGAGACGGTCGCTTCCTGCGTCGGGGAGCTCTCGGACCGCGACGCGCTGGCCCAGGCCGCCGAGCAACTGCTGGACATGGAGGGCGTCACGACGACGCTCGTGTACGGCTTTTCCGAGGGAACGGTGTACGTTTCTGGCCGCACCCGCGGTGCCGACCTCGACCTTGGCGAGACGCTTCGGGACGCGCTCGGTCAGATCGGCAGCGCCGGCGGCCACGCCGACATGGCCGGCGCGCAGGTCCCGCTCGGCATCCTCGCCGAGGTCGAGAAGGACGAGGCGGAGTCGGTGGCCGAGATCGTCCGCGACGTCATCGCCGGCCGGTTCTTCGAGACGCTGGCCGACGCGCCCTCGGCGCCCACCCACGACACCGAGCGATCCGTCTCGTTCCCCGAGGAGGACGACTGA
- a CDS encoding NADH-quinone oxidoreductase subunit N: MATLVSGLVALGPAVLLAATGLLLLIINAVYPTEDRPTLLAAVSTVGSLAALGAAGALLTGAAGVLSGPEDSVALYGEALVVDGMSLFFAAVFASVTALVVVASYDYLADDPHRAEFYSLTLFAATGMALMASANSLAVAFVALELASLPSYALVSFLKGNRGSVEAGLKYFLIGALSSAVFVFGISLVYAATGSLLLPDVAAALTEADEGLAGVAAIGILMIAGGFAFKTASVPFHFWAPEAYEGAPAPISGFLSSASKAAGFALAFRVFVVGFPLAGGDVVASVDWVLLFQILAVVTMTLGNFAAATQETVKRMLAYSSIGHAGYALIGLAAWTGSAGGDVMGAAMAHLLVYGFMNTGAFLFVALAEHWEIGRTFEDYAGLGTRAPMASVAMSVFMFSLAGLPPFGGFFSKYFLFAAAVGAGYWWLAAVGAVNSALSLFYYSRVVKALWFDDPETEFELGATPTALYAAVLFAAVATLLLLPGFGPVIETAQAAAAALIP, encoded by the coding sequence ATGGCGACGCTCGTCTCGGGCCTCGTCGCGCTCGGTCCCGCCGTCCTGCTCGCGGCCACCGGACTGCTGCTGTTGATCATCAACGCGGTGTATCCGACCGAGGACAGGCCGACGCTGCTCGCGGCCGTCTCGACGGTCGGCTCGCTCGCGGCGCTCGGCGCGGCGGGCGCGCTGCTGACGGGCGCTGCCGGCGTGCTCTCGGGTCCCGAGGACAGCGTCGCGCTGTACGGCGAGGCGCTCGTCGTCGACGGCATGTCGCTGTTCTTCGCCGCGGTGTTCGCCTCGGTGACGGCGCTGGTCGTCGTCGCGAGCTACGACTACCTCGCCGACGACCCGCACCGCGCGGAGTTCTACAGCCTCACGCTGTTTGCCGCGACCGGGATGGCGCTGATGGCCTCGGCGAACTCGCTCGCGGTGGCGTTCGTCGCGCTCGAACTGGCCTCGCTCCCCTCGTACGCGCTCGTCTCGTTCCTGAAGGGCAACCGCGGGAGCGTCGAGGCGGGGCTGAAGTACTTCCTCATCGGCGCGCTCTCCTCGGCAGTGTTCGTCTTCGGCATCTCGCTGGTGTACGCGGCGACCGGCAGCCTCCTGCTGCCCGACGTCGCCGCCGCGCTGACCGAGGCGGACGAGGGGCTCGCGGGCGTCGCCGCCATCGGCATCCTGATGATCGCCGGCGGGTTCGCGTTCAAGACCGCCTCCGTGCCGTTCCACTTCTGGGCGCCCGAGGCGTACGAGGGCGCGCCCGCACCCATCAGTGGCTTCCTCTCGTCGGCCTCGAAGGCCGCCGGGTTCGCGCTCGCGTTCCGCGTGTTCGTCGTCGGCTTCCCGCTCGCGGGCGGCGACGTCGTCGCCTCCGTCGACTGGGTGCTCCTGTTCCAGATCCTCGCGGTCGTGACGATGACGCTGGGTAACTTCGCCGCGGCGACCCAGGAGACCGTCAAGCGCATGCTGGCGTACTCCTCCATCGGGCACGCCGGCTACGCGCTCATCGGCCTCGCCGCCTGGACCGGTTCCGCCGGCGGCGACGTGATGGGTGCGGCGATGGCCCACCTGCTCGTCTACGGCTTCATGAACACCGGCGCGTTCCTGTTCGTCGCGCTCGCCGAGCACTGGGAGATCGGCCGGACGTTCGAGGACTACGCGGGGCTCGGCACGCGGGCGCCGATGGCGTCGGTCGCCATGTCCGTGTTCATGTTCTCGCTCGCGGGGCTGCCGCCGTTCGGGGGCTTCTTCTCGAAGTACTTCCTGTTCGCGGCCGCCGTGGGCGCGGGCTACTGGTGGCTCGCCGCCGTCGGTGCGGTCAACAGCGCGCTGTCGCTGTTCTACTACAGCCGCGTCGTGAAGGCGCTCTGGTTCGACGACCCCGAGACGGAGTTCGAACTCGGCGCGACGCCGACGGCGCTGTACGCCGCGGTGCTGTTCGCGGCCGTGGCGACGCTGCTGTTGCTGCCCGGCTTCGGGCCGGTCATCGAGACGGCCCAGGCCGCCGCGGCGGCGCTGATCCCCTGA
- a CDS encoding complex I subunit 4 family protein, which yields MILEALIGFTFLAALATFLSPDEYAGRVGFGLSLLPVVGSLYMWSAFDATGNALLSGGSLAFETQIDWLTVGGYTLQWFVGLDGISLPLIVLSTVLTSLAILSAWTPIDERQSQFYGLMLFMEANLLGVFAALDFFVWFVFWEAVLVPMYFLIGVWGGPRREYAAIKFFVYTNVASLIMFIGFMALVFNLPVDSFGLPAIAQALRGGELSGFLGMGAGTLATVAFAAMFFGFAVKVPVVPVHTWLPDAHVEAPTPASVMLAGVLLKMGTYALLRFNFTMLPDVAATLAVPIAAIAVLSVIYGAMLALAQQDLKRIVAYSSVSSMGYVILGLVAYTEFGIGGATFQMVAHGLISGLMFMAVGVIYNVTHTRMLGDMGGMADRMPVTAGIFVAGAFGYMGLPLMAGFAAEFFIFQGAFASTVLPAAPLFTAAAMFGIVIVAGYLLWAMQRTLFGPFRLETDYEVTRAKFHDTAPLAVLLLCTIALGVAPEAFFGMITDAVVPLLGGGA from the coding sequence GTGATACTCGAAGCACTCATCGGATTCACGTTCCTGGCCGCGCTGGCAACGTTCCTCTCGCCGGACGAGTACGCCGGCCGCGTCGGCTTCGGCCTCAGCCTGCTCCCGGTCGTCGGGAGCCTGTACATGTGGTCGGCGTTCGACGCGACCGGCAACGCCCTGCTGTCGGGCGGATCGCTCGCCTTCGAGACGCAGATCGACTGGCTCACCGTCGGCGGCTACACGCTCCAGTGGTTCGTCGGCCTCGACGGGATCAGCCTCCCGCTGATCGTCCTCTCGACGGTGCTCACCTCGCTGGCGATCCTGTCGGCGTGGACGCCCATCGACGAGCGCCAGAGCCAGTTCTACGGGCTGATGCTGTTCATGGAGGCGAACCTGCTCGGCGTGTTCGCGGCGCTGGACTTCTTCGTCTGGTTCGTCTTCTGGGAGGCCGTGCTCGTCCCGATGTACTTCCTCATCGGGGTCTGGGGCGGCCCGCGCCGCGAGTACGCGGCGATCAAGTTCTTCGTGTACACGAACGTCGCCTCGCTGATCATGTTCATCGGCTTCATGGCGCTCGTGTTCAACCTCCCCGTCGACAGCTTCGGGCTGCCGGCCATCGCGCAGGCGCTCCGCGGGGGTGAACTCTCTGGCTTCCTCGGGATGGGCGCCGGCACGCTCGCCACCGTCGCGTTCGCCGCGATGTTCTTCGGCTTCGCGGTGAAGGTTCCCGTCGTCCCGGTCCACACGTGGCTGCCCGACGCCCACGTCGAGGCCCCGACGCCCGCCTCGGTGATGCTGGCGGGCGTCCTCCTGAAGATGGGGACGTACGCCCTGCTCCGGTTCAACTTCACGATGCTACCCGACGTCGCGGCGACGCTCGCGGTGCCAATCGCGGCCATCGCCGTCCTCTCGGTCATCTACGGCGCGATGCTCGCGCTGGCCCAGCAGGACCTCAAGCGCATCGTCGCCTACTCGTCGGTGTCCTCGATGGGCTACGTCATCCTCGGACTCGTCGCCTACACCGAGTTCGGCATCGGCGGCGCGACGTTCCAGATGGTCGCCCACGGGCTCATCTCGGGGCTGATGTTCATGGCGGTCGGCGTCATCTACAACGTCACCCACACGCGCATGCTCGGCGACATGGGCGGCATGGCAGACCGGATGCCCGTCACCGCGGGCATCTTCGTCGCCGGCGCATTCGGCTACATGGGCCTGCCCCTGATGGCCGGCTTCGCCGCCGAGTTCTTCATCTTCCAGGGCGCGTTCGCCTCGACGGTCCTGCCGGCCGCGCCGCTTTTCACCGCGGCGGCGATGTTCGGCATCGTCATCGTCGCGGGCTACCTGCTCTGGGCGATGCAGCGCACGCTGTTCGGCCCGTTCCGCCTCGAAACCGACTACGAGGTGACCCGCGCGAAGTTCCACGACACCGCGCCGCTCGCGGTGCTCCTGCTGTGTACCATCGCGCTGGGGGTCGCCCCGGAGGCGTTCTTCGGCATGATCACCGACGCGGTCGTCCCGCTGCTGGGGGGTGGTGCGTAG
- the nuoL gene encoding NADH-quinone oxidoreductase subunit L, translating into MAGAFDYAPAIVLLPFLSFLISLGGALSGEDSDVLPKGGAFAGIAATAGSLLLSAWVALTVGGGNAYDETLYTWAAAGDLELSFGLLLDPLAALMLVIVSLVALLVHVFSLGYMNDEGETGLPRYYAGLGLFTASMLGFVVADNLLMAFMFFELVGLCSFLLIGFHFREAGPPSAAKKAFLVTRFGDYFFLVGVVAVFATFGTAQFAGENSFPALAAAALNAETAMPEAVSTFLGLGPEAWFTVVGLLVLGGVIGKSAQFPLHTWLPDAMEGPTPVSALIHAATMVAAGVYLVARMYGFYAVSPTALGVITLVGGFTALFAGSMGIVKRELKQVLAYSTISQYGYMMLALGAGGYVAATFHLLTHAFFKALLFLGAGSVIIAMHHNENMWDMGGLKDRMPVTYYTFLAGSLALAGIFPFAGFWSKDEILYEALAHGLGGTPLLFLGYAMGLLAVPVTAFYTFRMVFLTFHGDARTGQAESPEAVGWNVKAPLVVLGVLAATAGFINMVPVQVLTGAPIDFLHSWLDGGFEGLTAHYYGDLVHDFAGYSTGTVAGSKLATVLGGAVVSLGLALVGAGLAYSLYAVPEPDEHTARLGSVQDLLYNNYYQDEYQVFLATRVVAPLSRAADTFDQGVVDGAVNAVSSVSLFSGSRIRRIQTGVVSNYAALVTLGLTVLLIAFGIYGGWLL; encoded by the coding sequence ATGGCGGGAGCATTCGACTACGCGCCGGCCATCGTCCTGCTGCCGTTCCTGTCGTTCCTCATCTCGCTCGGCGGCGCGCTCTCCGGCGAGGACTCGGACGTCCTCCCGAAGGGCGGCGCGTTCGCCGGCATCGCCGCGACCGCCGGATCACTGCTGCTCTCGGCGTGGGTCGCACTGACCGTGGGCGGCGGGAACGCCTACGACGAGACGCTGTACACGTGGGCCGCCGCGGGCGACCTCGAACTCTCCTTCGGCCTGCTGCTCGACCCGCTCGCGGCGCTGATGCTCGTCATCGTCTCGCTCGTCGCGCTGCTGGTCCACGTGTTCTCGCTCGGCTACATGAACGACGAGGGCGAGACCGGCCTACCGCGCTACTACGCCGGCCTCGGCCTGTTCACCGCGTCCATGCTCGGGTTCGTCGTCGCCGACAACCTGCTCATGGCGTTCATGTTCTTCGAGCTGGTCGGGCTCTGCTCGTTCCTGCTCATCGGCTTCCACTTCCGGGAGGCCGGCCCGCCCTCGGCCGCGAAGAAGGCGTTCCTGGTGACGCGCTTCGGGGACTACTTCTTCCTCGTCGGCGTCGTCGCCGTCTTCGCCACCTTCGGCACCGCGCAGTTCGCGGGCGAGAACTCGTTCCCGGCGCTCGCTGCGGCCGCGCTGAATGCGGAGACCGCGATGCCCGAAGCCGTGAGCACGTTCCTGGGGCTCGGTCCCGAGGCGTGGTTCACGGTCGTCGGCCTGCTCGTGCTGGGCGGCGTGATCGGCAAGTCCGCCCAGTTCCCGCTCCACACCTGGCTGCCCGACGCGATGGAGGGCCCGACCCCGGTGTCCGCGCTCATCCACGCGGCGACGATGGTCGCGGCCGGGGTCTACCTCGTCGCCCGGATGTACGGCTTCTACGCGGTGTCGCCGACGGCGCTGGGCGTCATCACGCTGGTCGGCGGCTTCACCGCCCTGTTCGCCGGGTCGATGGGCATCGTGAAGCGCGAACTGAAGCAGGTGCTCGCGTACTCGACCATCTCACAGTACGGCTACATGATGCTCGCGCTGGGCGCGGGCGGCTACGTCGCGGCGACGTTCCACCTGCTCACCCACGCGTTCTTCAAGGCGCTGCTGTTCCTCGGTGCCGGCTCGGTCATCATCGCGATGCACCACAACGAGAACATGTGGGACATGGGCGGGCTGAAGGACAGGATGCCCGTCACCTACTACACGTTCCTCGCCGGCTCGCTGGCGCTCGCGGGCATCTTCCCGTTCGCCGGCTTCTGGTCGAAGGACGAGATCCTCTACGAGGCGCTCGCCCATGGCCTGGGCGGCACGCCGCTGCTGTTCCTGGGCTACGCGATGGGCCTGCTCGCCGTCCCGGTGACCGCGTTCTACACGTTCCGGATGGTGTTCCTCACGTTCCACGGCGACGCCCGGACCGGACAGGCCGAGTCGCCCGAGGCGGTCGGCTGGAACGTGAAGGCCCCGCTCGTCGTGCTCGGCGTCCTCGCCGCGACGGCCGGCTTCATCAACATGGTGCCGGTCCAGGTGCTCACGGGCGCACCCATCGACTTCCTGCACTCGTGGCTCGACGGGGGCTTCGAGGGACTGACCGCACACTACTACGGGGACCTCGTCCACGACTTCGCGGGCTACTCCACGGGCACGGTCGCCGGCAGTAAACTCGCCACGGTGCTCGGCGGCGCGGTCGTCTCGCTCGGGCTCGCGCTGGTCGGGGCCGGACTCGCATACTCGCTGTACGCGGTCCCGGAGCCCGACGAGCACACCGCACGGCTCGGCTCCGTCCAGGACCTGCTGTACAACAACTACTACCAGGACGAGTACCAGGTGTTCCTGGCGACCCGGGTCGTCGCCCCGCTCTCGCGGGCCGCGGACACCTTCGATCAGGGCGTCGTCGACGGCGCGGTCAACGCCGTCTCCTCCGTGAGCCTCTTTTCGGGCTCGCGGATCCGCCGCATCCAGACCGGCGTCGTCAGTAACTACGCGGCGCTGGTCACGCTGGGCCTGACGGTCCTTCTCATCGCCTTCGGCATCTACGGAGGGTGGTTGCTGTGA
- the nuoK gene encoding NADH-quinone oxidoreductase subunit NuoK — MVPPQYYLLLAAAVFCIGVFGLLTRRNALLFLMSVELMLNAANINLVAFSQYWGNVTGQTFGLFTMALAAAEVAVGLGIILVLYRNFEGVDVTDATTMRW, encoded by the coding sequence ATGGTCCCCCCGCAGTACTACCTGCTGCTGGCCGCCGCCGTCTTCTGTATCGGCGTGTTCGGCCTGCTCACCCGACGGAACGCGCTCCTGTTCCTCATGTCCGTGGAACTCATGCTCAACGCCGCGAACATCAACCTCGTCGCGTTCTCCCAGTACTGGGGGAACGTCACGGGCCAGACGTTCGGGCTGTTCACGATGGCGCTCGCCGCGGCGGAAGTCGCGGTCGGGCTCGGTATCATCCTGGTGCTGTACCGGAACTTCGAGGGCGTCGACGTCACCGACGCGACGACCATGAGGTGGTGA
- a CDS encoding proton-conducting membrane transporter translates to MSQDGARGSKPELKLGSHLVPGLAAVALFVVMALVFLTSSFPLEEAAGFPEGASITASIGYAMFNITGGPVPAEGFLVAFLVIAVVLDIAIDGAIFLAKRGDEGVLETALSRDSSERTDGGSD, encoded by the coding sequence GTGAGCCAGGACGGTGCACGCGGGTCGAAACCCGAACTGAAACTCGGGTCGCATCTCGTACCGGGCCTCGCGGCGGTGGCGCTGTTCGTGGTGATGGCGCTCGTGTTCCTCACCTCGTCGTTCCCGCTCGAGGAGGCGGCCGGCTTCCCCGAGGGCGCGTCGATCACCGCGAGCATCGGCTACGCGATGTTCAACATCACCGGCGGTCCCGTCCCCGCCGAGGGGTTCCTCGTGGCGTTCCTCGTCATCGCCGTCGTGCTAGACATCGCCATCGACGGCGCCATCTTCCTCGCCAAGCGCGGCGACGAGGGCGTCCTCGAGACCGCGCTGTCCCGTGATTCGAGCGAACGCACCGACGGGGGGAGCGACTGA
- a CDS encoding NADH-quinone oxidoreductase subunit J, with protein MVVAETIAFALFALVTVGASLGVVLVRDVWHSALLLGVALLSVAVHYVMLQAEFLAAMQILVYVGGVLVLITFAVMLVRTDEAGTEPEVTRT; from the coding sequence ATGGTTGTAGCAGAGACTATCGCGTTCGCGCTGTTCGCCCTCGTCACGGTGGGCGCCAGCCTGGGCGTCGTCCTGGTCAGGGACGTGTGGCACTCCGCACTCCTGCTGGGAGTCGCCCTGTTGAGCGTCGCGGTCCACTACGTGATGCTGCAGGCGGAGTTCCTCGCCGCCATGCAGATACTCGTCTACGTGGGCGGGGTGCTCGTGCTCATCACGTTCGCCGTGATGCTCGTGCGGACCGACGAAGCCGGGACCGAACCCGAGGTGACGCGCACGTGA
- a CDS encoding NuoI/complex I 23 kDa subunit family protein: MIGILKGMATTMKHALDGTTFTVEYPDVAPEVSPRFRGVHKFSQERCIWCRQCENVCPNDTIQIVMDEQRNGEQYNLHIGQCIYCRLCEEVCPVDAILLTQNFEFTADTKDDFVYNKEELKNVPWYKGIDPLASREPDRGAWIGEGEGELDYQ; this comes from the coding sequence ATGATTGGAATCCTCAAAGGCATGGCGACCACGATGAAGCACGCACTGGACGGCACGACGTTCACGGTGGAGTACCCGGACGTCGCGCCCGAAGTCAGCCCCCGGTTCCGCGGGGTCCACAAGTTCTCACAGGAGCGGTGCATCTGGTGTCGCCAGTGTGAGAACGTCTGTCCGAACGACACGATCCAGATCGTGATGGACGAACAGCGGAACGGCGAGCAGTACAACCTCCACATCGGGCAGTGCATCTACTGCCGACTGTGTGAGGAGGTCTGCCCGGTGGACGCCATCCTGCTCACGCAGAACTTCGAGTTCACCGCGGACACGAAGGACGACTTCGTGTACAACAAGGAGGAACTGAAGAACGTGCCCTGGTACAAGGGCATCGACCCGCTCGCGTCTCGCGAGCCGGATCGCGGCGCCTGGATCGGCGAGGGCGAGGGCGAACTGGACTACCAGTAG
- a CDS encoding complex I subunit 1/NuoH family protein, which translates to MAGVVLQQMLPDTIAGLLPFGGLAADIVGALVGAFLVANFLLINTAVAGPWAKRKITAAFTDRIAVNRIGPFGLFIIVADAVRLLSKELIIPDGADRPAYDLGPILIPFSALLGFAVIPMGSGIQLADPETGLAFAFAASSIASLGLMMMGYASNNKYSLLGGLRAVASNIAYEIPLVITALSVVLFTGTLQTSQIVAQQAEPFVTIAGVSIPMWFAFVNPFAFALFIAANLAEVGRNPFDVPEAPTEIVAGYQTEYSSVYFVLIYLGEFIHIFLGGALAATLFLGGPAGPGPAALGIVWFTAKIWAFYLFTQWARSAIPRLRVDQFIEIGWKGMLVLSFANLVLTAVLVGVLA; encoded by the coding sequence ATGGCGGGGGTCGTGCTCCAGCAGATGCTGCCCGACACCATCGCCGGACTGCTCCCGTTCGGCGGGCTGGCGGCGGACATCGTGGGCGCGCTCGTCGGCGCGTTCCTCGTCGCCAACTTCCTGCTCATCAACACGGCCGTCGCCGGCCCGTGGGCGAAACGGAAGATCACGGCGGCGTTCACGGACCGCATCGCGGTGAACCGTATCGGCCCGTTCGGGCTGTTCATCATCGTCGCCGACGCGGTCCGCCTGCTCTCGAAGGAGCTCATCATCCCCGACGGGGCTGACCGGCCGGCCTACGACCTCGGACCGATACTCATCCCCTTCTCGGCGCTGCTCGGCTTCGCGGTCATCCCGATGGGGAGCGGCATCCAGCTCGCGGACCCCGAGACGGGGCTCGCGTTCGCGTTCGCCGCCTCCTCGATCGCGTCGCTCGGGCTGATGATGATGGGGTACGCGTCGAACAACAAGTACTCGCTGCTTGGGGGGCTGCGCGCGGTTGCCTCGAACATCGCCTACGAGATCCCGCTCGTCATCACGGCGCTCTCGGTCGTGCTGTTCACGGGGACGCTCCAGACGAGCCAGATCGTCGCCCAGCAGGCCGAGCCGTTCGTCACGATCGCCGGAGTCTCGATCCCGATGTGGTTCGCGTTCGTGAACCCGTTCGCGTTCGCGCTGTTCATCGCAGCGAACCTCGCGGAGGTCGGGCGCAACCCGTTCGACGTCCCCGAGGCGCCGACCGAGATCGTCGCCGGCTACCAGACGGAGTACAGTTCGGTGTACTTCGTGCTGATCTATCTGGGCGAGTTCATCCACATCTTCCTGGGTGGCGCGCTCGCGGCGACGCTGTTCCTCGGCGGCCCGGCCGGGCCCGGCCCGGCGGCGCTGGGGATCGTCTGGTTCACCGCGAAGATCTGGGCGTTCTACCTGTTCACCCAGTGGGCGCGCTCGGCGATCCCGCGGCTCCGCGTCGACCAGTTCATCGAGATCGGCTGGAAGGGCATGCTCGTGCTGTCCTTCGCTAACCTCGTCCTCACCGCGGTGCTCGTGGGGGTGCTCGCGTAA
- a CDS encoding NADH-quinone oxidoreductase subunit D: MSLEEPDPRAADGALAEQTPDELAALLGEHVIGREEHLNAPGYVVRPDEVQDVLSTLRTEAGFDHLSCVTAQEYEDRFESIYHLRKYDDPTQEVSVVVPTDRENPVSESGEAVFRTADWHEREAYDLVGIEYDDHPDLRRILLPETWQGHPLSQSYDQNRPQVVPLREHANPLQEDTREEGGTDADTMFLNIGPHHPATHGVLHLETTLDGEQVADVKSDIGYLHRCEEQMCQNGTYRHQIMPYPDRWDYISAGLLNEWAYARVAEDLADIEVPEYAQVIRTMGAELCRIAAHMLAVGTFALDVYGDFTAIFMYAIRDREKAQNILEDLTGQRLMFNYFRLGGVVWDLPEPREEFFEKTRDFLEELPQALEEYHDLISSNEVLQMRTVGTGVLPPEVAKSYGATGPVARGSGIDYDLRRDDPYGYYDELDWDVVTEDGCDNYSRLLVRMREVEESAKIIEQCIDLLEDWPEEDREIQANVPRTLKPADDTEVYRAVEGAKGELGIYIRSDGTDKPARFKIRSPCFSNLQTLPEMAEGEYVPDLVAALGSLDIVLGEVDR; the protein is encoded by the coding sequence ATGAGCCTCGAAGAACCCGATCCGCGTGCGGCCGACGGGGCGCTCGCGGAACAGACGCCGGACGAACTCGCGGCCCTGCTGGGTGAGCACGTCATCGGACGCGAGGAGCATCTGAACGCGCCGGGCTACGTCGTGCGGCCCGACGAGGTGCAGGACGTGCTCTCGACGCTCCGCACGGAGGCCGGTTTCGACCACCTCTCGTGTGTGACCGCCCAGGAGTACGAGGACCGGTTCGAGTCGATCTACCACCTGAGGAAGTACGACGACCCGACCCAGGAGGTCAGCGTCGTCGTCCCCACGGATCGCGAAAACCCGGTTTCCGAGTCGGGCGAGGCGGTGTTCCGCACCGCGGACTGGCACGAGCGGGAGGCGTACGACCTCGTCGGCATCGAGTACGACGACCACCCCGACCTCCGCCGCATCCTGCTCCCCGAAACCTGGCAGGGACACCCGCTCTCGCAGTCGTACGACCAGAACCGACCGCAGGTCGTCCCGTTGCGCGAACACGCGAACCCGCTGCAGGAGGACACGCGCGAGGAAGGGGGAACGGACGCGGACACGATGTTCCTCAACATCGGTCCCCACCACCCCGCGACCCACGGCGTGCTCCACCTGGAGACGACGCTCGACGGCGAGCAGGTCGCCGACGTGAAATCGGACATCGGCTACCTCCACCGCTGTGAGGAGCAGATGTGCCAGAACGGCACCTACCGCCACCAGATCATGCCCTACCCCGACCGCTGGGACTACATCTCGGCGGGGCTGTTGAACGAGTGGGCGTACGCGCGGGTCGCCGAGGATCTCGCCGACATCGAGGTGCCCGAGTACGCGCAGGTGATCCGGACGATGGGCGCGGAGCTGTGCCGCATCGCCGCACACATGCTCGCCGTGGGGACGTTCGCGCTGGACGTGTACGGCGACTTCACCGCCATCTTCATGTACGCGATCCGGGACCGCGAGAAGGCCCAGAACATCTTGGAGGACCTGACCGGCCAGCGGCTCATGTTCAACTACTTCCGGCTCGGCGGGGTCGTCTGGGACCTGCCCGAGCCCCGCGAGGAGTTCTTCGAGAAGACCCGCGACTTCCTGGAGGAGCTCCCCCAGGCGCTCGAGGAGTACCACGACCTCATCTCCTCGAACGAGGTGCTGCAGATGCGGACCGTCGGCACGGGCGTGCTGCCGCCCGAGGTCGCCAAGAGCTACGGTGCGACCGGGCCGGTCGCCCGCGGCTCCGGCATCGACTACGACCTCCGGCGGGACGACCCGTACGGCTACTACGACGAACTCGACTGGGACGTCGTCACCGAGGACGGCTGTGACAACTACAGCCGCCTCCTCGTGCGCATGCGCGAGGTCGAGGAGTCCGCGAAGATCATCGAACAGTGTATCGACCTCCTCGAGGACTGGCCCGAGGAGGATCGGGAGATCCAGGCGAACGTTCCCCGGACGCTGAAGCCGGCGGACGACACCGAGGTGTACCGCGCGGTCGAGGGCGCGAAGGGCGAACTCGGCATCTACATCCGGTCGGACGGCACGGACAAGCCGGCGCGGTTCAAGATCCGCTCGCCGTGTTTCTCGAACCTCCAGACGCTCCCGGAGATGGCCGAGGGCGAGTACGTGCCCGACCTCGTGGCCGCGCTCGGGAGCCTCGACATCGTGCTCGGTGAGGTGGATCGATGA